The sequence CGTCGTACATGTCCACCCCGGGCCGCAGGTCGCCGGCCACGCGCGAGACGATGTGCATGACGTGCGAATAGCGCTCGATGGACATGAAAGCCTCCGTCTCGACGCTGCCGATCTCGCACACCCGGCCCAGGTCGTTGCGGCCCAGGTCCACGAGCATGACGTGTTCGGCTCGCTCCTTCTCGTCCGCCAGCAGCTCTCTTTCGAGGGCCAGGTCGGCCGCGGGATCCTCCCCGCGCGGCCGCGTGCCCGCGATGGGGCACAGGCTGACCCGCCTGCCGTCCAGCTTGACCAGCACCTCCGGCGACGAGCCGACCACCTGCACGTCCCCATGGTCCATGTAGAACATGTAGGGCGAGGGATTGAGGATGCGCAGGGCGCGGTAGATCTGGAAGGGGTGGGCCCGCGTCGGACCGCGCAGGCACTGCGAGACGACGATCTGGAAGCAGTCGCCCTCGAGGATGTGCTCCTTGGCGTCGCGGACCATGCGCTCGTATTCGTCCTGCGTCATGTTGAACTCGGGTCCGGCGGGGGCGCCGTCCGGCGGCGCGGCCGGATCCGGCAGCGGCGGC comes from bacterium and encodes:
- a CDS encoding anthranilate synthase component I family protein, yielding PPLPDPAAPPDGAPAGPEFNMTQDEYERMVRDAKEHILEGDCFQIVVSQCLRGPTRAHPFQIYRALRILNPSPYMFYMDHGDVQVVGSSPEVLVKLDGRRVSLCPIAGTRPRGEDPAADLALERELLADEKERAEHVMLVDLGRNDLGRVCEIGSVETEAFMSIERYSHVMHIVSRVAGDLRPGVDMYDVLRASFPAGTVSGAPKIRAMQLISELEGRRRGPYAGAAGYFGPNGDMDMCIAIRTLIVRDGVYHVQAGAGIVADSDPAREYQETLDKIGALRRAVAIAEEGF